In the genome of Plasmodium yoelii strain 17X genome assembly, chromosome: 14, one region contains:
- a CDS encoding ER membrane protein complex subunit 6, putative encodes METNASIDNRNKDNIKDSLNSKILESNKYDENIVKHNKSSLILSRQFYGIIGGITAGILGLQGIKGFLFFSVFTLIGTLMTFFHIKNNYKSFFSSKSCIFLSDFFSGLISFILFWTLSYDIIYIF; translated from the exons atggaAACAAACGCAAGCATTGATAATCGAAATAAAGATAACATAAAAGATAGTTTAAACTCAAAAATATTGGAGagtaataaatatgatgaaaatatagtTAAGCATAACAAAAGTTCATTAATATTAAGTAGACAATTCTATGGGATAATTGGGGGAATAACTGCTGGAATTTTGGGACTTCAAGGGATAAAAGGGTTTCTCTTTTTTTCAGTATTTACATTAATAGGAACATTGAtgacattttttcatattaagaataattataaatcatttttttctagtAAATCATGCATATTTCTGAGTGATTTTTTTAGTGGACTTATA tcttttattttattttggaCCCTATCCTATGacataatatacattttttaa
- a CDS encoding adrenodoxin-type ferredoxin, putative codes for MISRFSFPIRNNIFKRVLPSTFKNNYIYLNFKKSFTTQNSDEINVTFLNHDNHETTVKAQVGDSILKVAHENNINIEGACEGFCACSTCHVIIDDEFYELLPEAQDNELDMLELAPCITETSRLGCQVKLTKELDGIKIKLPPMTRNFYVDGYVPTPH; via the exons ATGATTTCCA GATTTAGCTTCCCCATCaggaataatatatttaaaagggTTTTACCGAGCACgttcaaaaataattatatatatttgaattttaaaaaaagttttACAACCCAAAATTCTGATGAAAT taaTGTGACATTTTTAAATCACGACAACCATGAAACAACAGTCAAAGCACAAGTAGGAGATAGCATATTAAAGGTCGCccatgaaaataatattaatatagaag GCGCTTGTGAAGGTTTTTGCGCATGTTCAACTTGTCATGTAATAATTGATGACGAGTTTTATGAACTTTTACCAGAAGCCCAAGATAATGAGCTTGACATGCTAGAATTAGCTCCGTGTATAACTGAAAC ttctAGATTAGGTTGTCAAGTTAAACTTACTAAAGAATTAgatggaataaaaataaaactccCACCGATGACTCGAAATTTTTATGTAGATGGTTATGTTCCTACACCacattaa
- a CDS encoding type II protein geranylgeranyltransferase subunit beta — protein MELNIKLHEEYFLKSIKEKLGSKSKRDYASDKYESILINGVFWVLSGILIMNKGKNSLSDILEKNVIDMLYLLVMQSLQKKKIKEDIIYNYKKKNKILSDKDINEVIKIVKRKAYDDVINIKIDNEGTNISMDNISHYNGKTDENINRIEFPKNKEQKINITFNTNENTTNDLLIKNMREIDKVEKKNLNLFQNATHLCGFKNKKKIKKKFIVCGFSPCNKKWLYESNVISTLSAIQILFLINRTSENDISTKTLLEIYNFINLMFDEDKGFYHFSLKSFLLHFDGDMRFVFCSLSSLYFINLLLSKRNIYIYTNNNTQKCINWILNCFNVDGGFSKFPGSESHAGTTFCAVNSLNLLKDNNNRSFLFTNKLIRSKLIRWLCDRYENQGINGRVSKNHDVCYSWWVLSSLVSLKCNLSKLLNVNILINFILKCQDKDNGGFSRVQQNNNYIKRSEVFNYYDKENISYKQPDLFHSFFAISALSIIYYNIQHYKNKKSDKYDIFGDIKIPKHLEDQLIQLNDVHSSFAMPVYMTI, from the exons atggaattgaatataaaattacatgaagaatattttttaaagagcataaaagaaaaattaggATCGAAATCTAAAAGGGACTATGCATCGGATAAATATGAATCAATTTTGATTAATGGAGTTTTTTGGGTTCTTAGTGGAATTTTAATAATGAACAAGGGAAAAAATAGTTTGAGtgatattttagaaaaaaatgtaatagatatgttatatttattgGTAATGCAATctttgcaaaaaaaaaaaattaaggaagatattatttataattataaaaagaaaaataaaattctgtcagataaagatataaatgaAGTAATTAAAATAGTAAAACGAAAAGCTTATGATGatgttattaatataaagATAGATAATGAAGGGACAAACATATCAATGGACAATATTTCTCATTATAATGGTAAAActgatgaaaatataaaccGAATAGAATTCCCTAAAAATAAGgaacaaaaaattaatataacatTTAATACTAACGAAAATACAACTAATGAtttattgataaaaaatatgagaGAGATTGATAAGGTTGAAAAAAAGAATCTTAATTTATTCCAAAATGCTACACATTTATGtggatttaaaaataaaaaaaaaataaaaaaaaaattcattgtATGCGGTTTTAGTccatgtaataaaaaatggttATATGAATCAAATGTAATATCTACATTAAGTGCCAttcaaatattatttttaataaatagaACAAGTGAAAATGATATAAGCACTAAAACATTGTTagaaatatacaattttattaatttaatgtTTGATGAAGATAAAggattttatcatttttctttaaaaagTTTCTTATTACATTTTGATGGTGACATGCGATTTGTTTTTTGCTCATTATCAtctctatattttataaatctattattatcaaaaagaaatatatatatatacactaaTAACAATActcaaaaatgtataaattgGATATTAAATTGTTTTAATGTTGATGGAGGGTTTTCAAAATTCCCTGGATCAGAGTCTCATGCCGGAACTACATTCTGCGCAGTTAATTCGCTAAATCTTTTgaaagataataataatagaagttttttatttacaaacAAGTTAATAAGATCCAAGTTGATAAG gTGGCTATGCGATCGATATGAAAATCAAGGTATTAATGGGCGAGTTTCTAAGAACCATGATGTTTGCTACTCTTGGTGGGTTTTGAGTAGTTTAGTAAGTCTCAAATGTAATTTAAGTAAActtttaaatgtaaatatattaataaattttattttaaaatgtcAAGATAAAGATAATGGTGGATTTTCAAGAGTtcaacaaaataataattatattaaaagaagTGAAGTTTTCaattattatgataaagaaaatatatcctATAAGCAACCAGACTTGTTCCATAGTTTTTTTGCAATATCAGCATTGtcaattatttattataatattcaacattataaaaataaaaaaagtgacaaatatgatatatttggTGATATAAAAATACCTAAGCACTTGGAAGACCAACTAATTCAGCTGAACGATGTTCATTCATCTTTTGCAATGCCTGTATACATGACAATTTAA